One window of Posidoniimonas polymericola genomic DNA carries:
- a CDS encoding AI-2E family transporter: MDDPSSADERDSRLQTYCLLTLTIMALGVGLWLLRPVLVPFVLALFFVIGLSPLLDLIQRRLDLSRPAAISVTFVLGGACLFAFGLMLTSTYYTVSSDLDKYKGGVVKMVQAVGPGLAKVGVEIPAEATEILEFVQKFISEQMSSIAIWLSTAILDLIVNLGVVAIFMFFLIAGASSEVRPVTGLWAQIEGKIREYIVTKTIISVFTGIAFGVVLGLMGVPMALQLGVLAFLLNYVPNVGPVIAAALPIPLVLFVMPSLADAAAEIAAGNKDAEGYGLLWKSAAIAAGCAVQVISGNVIEPKIMGDSFELHPIVILLSLILWGIIWGPVGVLLAVPMTAAVKILLDKLEPTRPIAALLAGRLEPLEQAIDREAVA; encoded by the coding sequence ATGGACGACCCATCTTCTGCCGACGAGCGCGACTCCCGACTCCAGACCTACTGCCTGCTGACATTGACCATCATGGCTTTGGGCGTCGGCCTGTGGCTGCTGCGGCCCGTGCTGGTGCCGTTTGTGCTCGCGTTATTCTTCGTGATTGGGCTCTCGCCGCTGCTGGACCTGATCCAGCGGAGGCTCGATCTTAGCCGACCGGCTGCGATCAGCGTGACCTTTGTGCTTGGCGGAGCTTGCTTGTTTGCATTCGGCCTGATGCTCACAAGCACCTACTACACGGTGAGTAGCGATCTCGACAAGTACAAGGGCGGCGTGGTCAAGATGGTACAGGCCGTCGGCCCGGGACTCGCCAAGGTTGGGGTTGAGATTCCGGCAGAGGCGACTGAGATTCTCGAGTTCGTTCAGAAGTTCATCTCCGAACAGATGAGCTCGATCGCGATTTGGCTGAGCACCGCCATCCTCGACCTGATTGTGAACCTCGGGGTGGTCGCGATCTTCATGTTCTTTCTGATAGCCGGCGCCAGCAGCGAAGTGAGACCGGTCACTGGACTTTGGGCGCAGATCGAGGGCAAGATCCGCGAGTACATCGTCACCAAGACCATCATCAGTGTGTTCACCGGCATCGCGTTCGGCGTCGTGCTCGGTCTGATGGGAGTGCCGATGGCGCTGCAACTCGGTGTGCTGGCATTCCTGCTGAACTACGTGCCTAATGTCGGACCGGTCATTGCAGCCGCGTTGCCGATCCCGCTGGTACTGTTCGTGATGCCGAGCCTCGCAGACGCCGCGGCGGAAATCGCCGCCGGGAACAAAGACGCCGAAGGCTATGGGCTCCTGTGGAAGTCGGCGGCCATCGCCGCCGGGTGCGCGGTCCAGGTCATCAGCGGCAACGTGATCGAGCCCAAGATCATGGGCGACTCGTTCGAGCTGCACCCGATTGTGATTCTGCTGTCGTTGATCTTGTGGGGCATCATCTGGGGGCCGGTCGGCGTGCTGCTGGCGGTGCCGATGACGGCCGCGGTGAAGATCCTGCTCGACAAGCTCGAGCCGACCCGCCCGATAGCGGCGCTCTTGGCGGGGCGCCTCGAGCCGCTTGAGCAGGCCATCGACCGCGAGGCCGTGGCGTAG
- a CDS encoding phytanoyl-CoA dioxygenase family protein: protein MGDAAGNVQSLRDAGFAWVRQLADPQLVAQLCSALQAHDDASRPASRAGVPYAARNLLGVPAVAAFASGDLVQNALRAMVAAAGMPVRAILFDKLADANWGVGWHQDLMIPVRERVETPDFSAWSVKQGVPHVKPPEEVLRQMVTIRLHLDDAGEDNGPLQVVPCSHHWGEVPTPEVAERVRGCEVTLCTAAAGDALFMRPLLMHASAKATTPARRRVLHIEFAAQPLPGELRWPLYPRLSEPGD, encoded by the coding sequence GACCCACAACTTGTCGCACAGCTCTGCTCCGCGCTACAGGCCCACGACGACGCCAGCCGCCCTGCCAGTCGGGCCGGCGTGCCGTACGCCGCCCGCAACCTGCTGGGCGTGCCGGCCGTGGCGGCGTTCGCCTCGGGCGATCTTGTCCAGAATGCTCTCCGTGCAATGGTCGCCGCCGCGGGGATGCCGGTGCGGGCGATCCTGTTCGACAAACTGGCCGACGCCAACTGGGGCGTCGGCTGGCACCAGGACCTGATGATCCCGGTCCGCGAGCGCGTCGAGACGCCCGACTTCTCTGCCTGGAGCGTCAAGCAGGGCGTGCCGCACGTCAAGCCGCCGGAAGAAGTGCTGCGGCAGATGGTGACGATCCGCCTGCACCTCGACGACGCCGGCGAAGACAACGGGCCGCTGCAGGTCGTGCCCTGCTCGCACCACTGGGGCGAGGTCCCGACGCCCGAGGTCGCCGAGCGGGTCCGCGGATGCGAGGTCACGCTCTGCACGGCCGCCGCGGGCGACGCCCTGTTCATGCGGCCGTTGCTGATGCACGCGTCGGCCAAAGCGACTACGCCTGCCCGACGGCGGGTGCTGCACATTGAGTTTGCTGCCCAGCCGCTGCCGGGCGAGTTGCGTTGGCCATTGTATCCCCGGCTCTCCGAGCCGGGAGACTAG